The following are encoded in a window of Castanea sativa cultivar Marrone di Chiusa Pesio chromosome 5, ASM4071231v1 genomic DNA:
- the LOC142635043 gene encoding uncharacterized protein LOC142635043, whose amino-acid sequence MLLSEFNIVFVTRKAIKGQAIAYYLADQPLNDLELSESLFLNEDVMALELEPDNMEPCLIPKFRNITFAYLPQAHNQFADALATLTSMVKLSKGDDMHQLRIEVWGVPAHCMNIEECMNVEVETDGKPWYHDIKAYIRNSEYPSSAIGSEKKFIQCKACQFFLS is encoded by the exons ATGTTGCTCTCTGAATTCAACATTGTGTTTGTGACGAGAAAGGCCATCAAGGGCCAAGCCATAGCCTACTACCTAGCGGACCAGCCATTGAATGATCTAGAACTTTCAGAATCCCTCTTCCTTAATGAGGATGTCATGGCACTAGAGCTAGAGCCAGACAATATGGAACCATG CTTGATTCCGAAGTTTCGGAATATCACATTCGCCTATTTACCCCAAGCACATAACCAGTTTGCAGATGCCTTGGCTACCCTGACTAGCATGGTTAAGTTATCAAAAGGAGATGATATGCACCAATTACGCATAGAAGTCTGGGGTGTGCCGGCCCATTGCATGAACATCGAAGAATGCATGAATGTTGAAGTTGAAACCGACGGAAAGCCATGGTACCACGATATCAAGGCTTATATCAGGAACAGTGAATACCCGTCCAGTGCCATAGGCAGTGAAAAGAAGTTTATCCAGTGCAAGGCTTGCCAATTTTTCTTAAGCTGA